One stretch of Tribolium castaneum strain GA2 chromosome 5, icTriCast1.1, whole genome shotgun sequence DNA includes these proteins:
- the Ythdf gene encoding YTH domain-containing family protein 3 isoform X4, producing MSAGVSDQRMKGQGNQVSNGPKEQLGAGEGASGSEEFEPWRSQQQNSAAHTAYPSVPISRYYGSGGTYPYQAYGVGDGTWSNGTDPMTFLSGYPHDSYSMDGMFGPSTTFSTPTAFGQPSSFNYFTAHSNGDYSTWGSQLGGQRKYEDYYRDPSNMYTQAVPDSIKSVEQAMQILDIKSSSESSKEPLGQAKKTTWASIASQPAKPQLTVQNQGLKKKGPGMPPGPIVPGKHNMDIGTWDTNKSTPPQLPIVNNTAPKTIAPAMSVRPGWNGPPTTRPAPPSAPRPGPPQHPMQSYQPQAMMQPHLPPPVSMPNMHTGLMPAPGAPMPMLVTQQAPTHPVLDELRGKNNYNPSEFDLTAPNARFFVIKSYSEDDIHRSIKYEIWCSTEHGNKRLDQAYREREAHGAVYLFFSVNGSGHFCGMAQMVSPVDYNANSSVWSQDKWKGQFKVRWIYVKDVPNVQLRHIRLENNENKPVTNSRDTQEVPHAKGLQVLRIMHSYRHSTSIFDDFVHYEKRQEEEDSRKQPHKDNHDMSGHGNRDHKERGEHRGGRNHDREQDNRDNHRQGGHRNNDHHGGHHKVVVVVNCSALVATSHHFKTA from the exons ATGTCAGCAGGCGTGTCAGATCag CGGATGAAAGGACAGGGAAATCAAG TGTCCAATGGCCCTAAAGAACAGCTAGGAGCGGGTGAAGGCGCTAGCGGCTCAGAGGAATTCGAACCATGGAGGTCTCAGCAGCAGAATTCAGCCGCTCACACAGCCTATCCATCAGTCCCCATTTCAA gatATTACGGGAGCGGAGGAACTTATCCATATCAAGCGTACGGTGTAGGCGACGGGACATGGTCGAACGGTACAGATCCGATGACGTTTTTGAGCGGCTATCCACACGATTCATATTCGATGGACG gaaTGTTCGGTCCATCGACCACTTTTTCCACCCCAACGGCTTTTGGACAACCGTCGTCCTTCAACTACTTCACAGCACACAGCAACGGCGACTACAGCACGTGGGGAAGCCAATTGGGAGGACAACGCAAGTACGAGGACTACTACAGGGACCCCTCAAACATGTACACGCAGGCAGTGCCAGATTCGATAAAAAGCGTCGAGCAGGCCATGCAAATACTAG ACATAAAATCATCGTCGGAATCGTCTAAAGAGCCACTCGGTCAAGCAAAGAAAACGACTTGGGCGAGCATCGCCAGCCAACCGGCCAAACCCCAACTGACCGTACAGAATCAAGGACTGAAAAAGAAAGGTCCAGGTATGCCACCGGGTCCAATTGTGCCCGGTAAACATAACATGGACATAGGAACGTGGGATACGAACAAAAGTACGCCACCGCAATTGCCCATTGTTAATAATACGGCACCGAAAACTATTGCACCGGCTATGAGTGTACGGCCCGGCTGGAACGGTCCTCCAACGACACGGCCGGCACCTCCAAGTGCCCCACGACCTGGACCTCCACAACATCCCATGCAGTCGTATCAGCCCCAGGCGATGATGCAACCGCATTTGCCGCCGCCGGTGAGCATGCCCAACATGCACACA GGTTTGATGCCGGCGCCTGGCGCCCCCATGCCAATGCTGGTGACGCAGCAGGCGCCGACACATCCTGTCCTGGACGAACTCCGTGGTAAGAACAACTACAATCCTTCCGAGTTCGATTTAACGGCACCAAATGCTCGTTTCTTCGTGATAAAATCGTATTCGGAGGACGACATCCACAGGAGTATCAAGTACGAGATCTGGTGCAGCACCGAACACGGCAACAAAAGACTGGATCAAGCGTATCGCGAACGCGAAGCACACGGTGCCGTCTATTTGTTCTTTTCTGTGAACGGTTCGGGACATTTCTGTGGCATGGCACAGATGGTGTCACCTGTGGACTACAACGCGAACAGCTCAGTGTGGTCACAGGACAAGTGGAAGGGTCAGTTCAAAGTGCGTTGGATCTACGTTAAGGACGTTCCGAATGTGCAACTACGTCATATCCGTTTAGAAAACAACGAGAATAAGCCGGTGACGAACTCGAGAGATACGCAAGAGGTACCGCACGCGAAAGGATTGCAAGTGTTGAGGATTATGCATTCGTATAGGCATTCAACGTCGATTTTTGATGATTTCGTTCACTATGAAAAACGACAAGAGGAGGAGGATAGTAGAAAACAACCGCACAAGGATAATCACGACATGTCAGGACATGGGAACAGGGATCACAAGGAAAGAGGGGAGCACAGAGGCGGTAGGAACCACGATAGGGAGCAGGATAATAGAGATAATCACAGACAAGGGGGCCATCGGAACAATGACCATCACGGAGGACATCATAAA gtggtggtggtggtgaaTTGTAGTGCACTGGTAGCGACATCTCATCACTTCAAAACGGCCTAA
- the Ythdf gene encoding YTH domain-containing family protein 3 isoform X3: MSAGVSDQRMKGQGNQVSNGPKEQLGAGEGASGSEEFEPWRSQQQNSAAHTAYPSVPISSATDLYNMSTAGYYGSGGTYPYQAYGVGDGTWSNGTDPMTFLSGYPHDSYSMDGMFGPSTTFSTPTAFGQPSSFNYFTAHSNGDYSTWGSQLGGQRKYEDYYRDPSNMYTQAVPDSIKSVEQAMQILDIKSSSESSKEPLGQAKKTTWASIASQPAKPQLTVQNQGLKKKGPGMPPGPIVPGKHNMDIGTWDTNKSTPPQLPIVNNTAPKTIAPAMSVRPGWNGPPTTRPAPPSAPRPGPPQHPMQSYQPQAMMQPHLPPPGLMPAPGAPMPMLVTQQAPTHPVLDELRGKNNYNPSEFDLTAPNARFFVIKSYSEDDIHRSIKYEIWCSTEHGNKRLDQAYREREAHGAVYLFFSVNGSGHFCGMAQMVSPVDYNANSSVWSQDKWKGQFKVRWIYVKDVPNVQLRHIRLENNENKPVTNSRDTQEVPHAKGLQVLRIMHSYRHSTSIFDDFVHYEKRQEEEDSRKQPHKDNHDMSGHGNRDHKERGEHRGGRNHDREQDNRDNHRQGGHRNNDHHGGHHKVVVVVNCSALVATSHHFKTA; encoded by the exons ATGTCAGCAGGCGTGTCAGATCag CGGATGAAAGGACAGGGAAATCAAG TGTCCAATGGCCCTAAAGAACAGCTAGGAGCGGGTGAAGGCGCTAGCGGCTCAGAGGAATTCGAACCATGGAGGTCTCAGCAGCAGAATTCAGCCGCTCACACAGCCTATCCATCAGTCCCCATTTCAAGTGCGACAGATTTGTACAATATGAGCACGGCAG gatATTACGGGAGCGGAGGAACTTATCCATATCAAGCGTACGGTGTAGGCGACGGGACATGGTCGAACGGTACAGATCCGATGACGTTTTTGAGCGGCTATCCACACGATTCATATTCGATGGACG gaaTGTTCGGTCCATCGACCACTTTTTCCACCCCAACGGCTTTTGGACAACCGTCGTCCTTCAACTACTTCACAGCACACAGCAACGGCGACTACAGCACGTGGGGAAGCCAATTGGGAGGACAACGCAAGTACGAGGACTACTACAGGGACCCCTCAAACATGTACACGCAGGCAGTGCCAGATTCGATAAAAAGCGTCGAGCAGGCCATGCAAATACTAG ACATAAAATCATCGTCGGAATCGTCTAAAGAGCCACTCGGTCAAGCAAAGAAAACGACTTGGGCGAGCATCGCCAGCCAACCGGCCAAACCCCAACTGACCGTACAGAATCAAGGACTGAAAAAGAAAGGTCCAGGTATGCCACCGGGTCCAATTGTGCCCGGTAAACATAACATGGACATAGGAACGTGGGATACGAACAAAAGTACGCCACCGCAATTGCCCATTGTTAATAATACGGCACCGAAAACTATTGCACCGGCTATGAGTGTACGGCCCGGCTGGAACGGTCCTCCAACGACACGGCCGGCACCTCCAAGTGCCCCACGACCTGGACCTCCACAACATCCCATGCAGTCGTATCAGCCCCAGGCGATGATGCAACCGCATTTGCCGCCGCCG GGTTTGATGCCGGCGCCTGGCGCCCCCATGCCAATGCTGGTGACGCAGCAGGCGCCGACACATCCTGTCCTGGACGAACTCCGTGGTAAGAACAACTACAATCCTTCCGAGTTCGATTTAACGGCACCAAATGCTCGTTTCTTCGTGATAAAATCGTATTCGGAGGACGACATCCACAGGAGTATCAAGTACGAGATCTGGTGCAGCACCGAACACGGCAACAAAAGACTGGATCAAGCGTATCGCGAACGCGAAGCACACGGTGCCGTCTATTTGTTCTTTTCTGTGAACGGTTCGGGACATTTCTGTGGCATGGCACAGATGGTGTCACCTGTGGACTACAACGCGAACAGCTCAGTGTGGTCACAGGACAAGTGGAAGGGTCAGTTCAAAGTGCGTTGGATCTACGTTAAGGACGTTCCGAATGTGCAACTACGTCATATCCGTTTAGAAAACAACGAGAATAAGCCGGTGACGAACTCGAGAGATACGCAAGAGGTACCGCACGCGAAAGGATTGCAAGTGTTGAGGATTATGCATTCGTATAGGCATTCAACGTCGATTTTTGATGATTTCGTTCACTATGAAAAACGACAAGAGGAGGAGGATAGTAGAAAACAACCGCACAAGGATAATCACGACATGTCAGGACATGGGAACAGGGATCACAAGGAAAGAGGGGAGCACAGAGGCGGTAGGAACCACGATAGGGAGCAGGATAATAGAGATAATCACAGACAAGGGGGCCATCGGAACAATGACCATCACGGAGGACATCATAAA gtggtggtggtggtgaaTTGTAGTGCACTGGTAGCGACATCTCATCACTTCAAAACGGCCTAA
- the Ythdf gene encoding YTH domain-containing family protein 3 isoform X1, with translation MSAGVSDQRMKGQGNQVSNGPKEQLGAGEGASGSEEFEPWRSQQQNSAAHTAYPSVPISSATDLYNMSTAGYYGSGGTYPYQAYGVGDGTWSNGTDPMTFLSGYPHDSYSMDGMFGPSTTFSTPTAFGQPSSFNYFTAHSNGDYSTWGSQLGGQRKYEDYYRDPSNMYTQAVPDSIKSVEQAMQILDIKSSSESSKEPLGQAKKTTWASIASQPAKPQLTVQNQGLKKKGPGMPPGPIVPGKHNMDIGTWDTNKSTPPQLPIVNNTAPKTIAPAMSVRPGWNGPPTTRPAPPSAPRPGPPQHPMQSYQPQAMMQPHLPPPVSMPNMHTGLMPAPGAPMPMLVTQQAPTHPVLDELRGKNNYNPSEFDLTAPNARFFVIKSYSEDDIHRSIKYEIWCSTEHGNKRLDQAYREREAHGAVYLFFSVNGSGHFCGMAQMVSPVDYNANSSVWSQDKWKGQFKVRWIYVKDVPNVQLRHIRLENNENKPVTNSRDTQEVPHAKGLQVLRIMHSYRHSTSIFDDFVHYEKRQEEEDSRKQPHKDNHDMSGHGNRDHKERGEHRGGRNHDREQDNRDNHRQGGHRNNDHHGGHHKVVVVVNCSALVATSHHFKTA, from the exons ATGTCAGCAGGCGTGTCAGATCag CGGATGAAAGGACAGGGAAATCAAG TGTCCAATGGCCCTAAAGAACAGCTAGGAGCGGGTGAAGGCGCTAGCGGCTCAGAGGAATTCGAACCATGGAGGTCTCAGCAGCAGAATTCAGCCGCTCACACAGCCTATCCATCAGTCCCCATTTCAAGTGCGACAGATTTGTACAATATGAGCACGGCAG gatATTACGGGAGCGGAGGAACTTATCCATATCAAGCGTACGGTGTAGGCGACGGGACATGGTCGAACGGTACAGATCCGATGACGTTTTTGAGCGGCTATCCACACGATTCATATTCGATGGACG gaaTGTTCGGTCCATCGACCACTTTTTCCACCCCAACGGCTTTTGGACAACCGTCGTCCTTCAACTACTTCACAGCACACAGCAACGGCGACTACAGCACGTGGGGAAGCCAATTGGGAGGACAACGCAAGTACGAGGACTACTACAGGGACCCCTCAAACATGTACACGCAGGCAGTGCCAGATTCGATAAAAAGCGTCGAGCAGGCCATGCAAATACTAG ACATAAAATCATCGTCGGAATCGTCTAAAGAGCCACTCGGTCAAGCAAAGAAAACGACTTGGGCGAGCATCGCCAGCCAACCGGCCAAACCCCAACTGACCGTACAGAATCAAGGACTGAAAAAGAAAGGTCCAGGTATGCCACCGGGTCCAATTGTGCCCGGTAAACATAACATGGACATAGGAACGTGGGATACGAACAAAAGTACGCCACCGCAATTGCCCATTGTTAATAATACGGCACCGAAAACTATTGCACCGGCTATGAGTGTACGGCCCGGCTGGAACGGTCCTCCAACGACACGGCCGGCACCTCCAAGTGCCCCACGACCTGGACCTCCACAACATCCCATGCAGTCGTATCAGCCCCAGGCGATGATGCAACCGCATTTGCCGCCGCCGGTGAGCATGCCCAACATGCACACA GGTTTGATGCCGGCGCCTGGCGCCCCCATGCCAATGCTGGTGACGCAGCAGGCGCCGACACATCCTGTCCTGGACGAACTCCGTGGTAAGAACAACTACAATCCTTCCGAGTTCGATTTAACGGCACCAAATGCTCGTTTCTTCGTGATAAAATCGTATTCGGAGGACGACATCCACAGGAGTATCAAGTACGAGATCTGGTGCAGCACCGAACACGGCAACAAAAGACTGGATCAAGCGTATCGCGAACGCGAAGCACACGGTGCCGTCTATTTGTTCTTTTCTGTGAACGGTTCGGGACATTTCTGTGGCATGGCACAGATGGTGTCACCTGTGGACTACAACGCGAACAGCTCAGTGTGGTCACAGGACAAGTGGAAGGGTCAGTTCAAAGTGCGTTGGATCTACGTTAAGGACGTTCCGAATGTGCAACTACGTCATATCCGTTTAGAAAACAACGAGAATAAGCCGGTGACGAACTCGAGAGATACGCAAGAGGTACCGCACGCGAAAGGATTGCAAGTGTTGAGGATTATGCATTCGTATAGGCATTCAACGTCGATTTTTGATGATTTCGTTCACTATGAAAAACGACAAGAGGAGGAGGATAGTAGAAAACAACCGCACAAGGATAATCACGACATGTCAGGACATGGGAACAGGGATCACAAGGAAAGAGGGGAGCACAGAGGCGGTAGGAACCACGATAGGGAGCAGGATAATAGAGATAATCACAGACAAGGGGGCCATCGGAACAATGACCATCACGGAGGACATCATAAA gtggtggtggtggtgaaTTGTAGTGCACTGGTAGCGACATCTCATCACTTCAAAACGGCCTAA
- the Ythdf gene encoding YTH domain-containing family protein 3 isoform X2, producing the protein MSAGVSDQRMKGQGNQVSNGPKEQLGAGEGASGSEEFEPWRSQQQNSAAHTAYPSVPISSATDLYNMSTAGYYGSGGTYPYQAYGVGDGTWSNGTDPMTFLSGYPHDSYSMDGMFGPSTTFSTPTAFGQPSSFNYFTAHSNGDYSTWGSQLGGQRKYEDYYRDPSNMYTQAVPDSIKSVEQAMQILDIKSSSESSKEPLGQAKKTTWASIASQPAKPQLTVQNQGLKKKGPGMPPGPIVPGKHNMDIGTWDTNKSTPPQLPIVNNTAPKTIAPAMSVRPGWNGPPTTRPAPPSAPRPGPPQHPMQSYQPQAMMQPHLPPPVSMPNMHTGLMPAPGAPMPMLVTQQAPTHPVLDELRGKNNYNPSEFDLTAPNARFFVIKSYSEDDIHRSIKYEIWCSTEHGNKRLDQAYREREAHGAVYLFFSVNGSGHFCGMAQMVSPVDYNANSSVWSQDKWKGQFKVRWIYVKDVPNVQLRHIRLENNENKPVTNSRDTQEVPHAKGLQVLRIMHSYRHSTSIFDDFVHYEKRQEEEDSRKQPHKDNHDMSGHGNRDHKERGEHRGGRNHDREQDNRDNHRQGGHRNNDHHGGHHKDRGDNNRGRGGRGGRN; encoded by the exons ATGTCAGCAGGCGTGTCAGATCag CGGATGAAAGGACAGGGAAATCAAG TGTCCAATGGCCCTAAAGAACAGCTAGGAGCGGGTGAAGGCGCTAGCGGCTCAGAGGAATTCGAACCATGGAGGTCTCAGCAGCAGAATTCAGCCGCTCACACAGCCTATCCATCAGTCCCCATTTCAAGTGCGACAGATTTGTACAATATGAGCACGGCAG gatATTACGGGAGCGGAGGAACTTATCCATATCAAGCGTACGGTGTAGGCGACGGGACATGGTCGAACGGTACAGATCCGATGACGTTTTTGAGCGGCTATCCACACGATTCATATTCGATGGACG gaaTGTTCGGTCCATCGACCACTTTTTCCACCCCAACGGCTTTTGGACAACCGTCGTCCTTCAACTACTTCACAGCACACAGCAACGGCGACTACAGCACGTGGGGAAGCCAATTGGGAGGACAACGCAAGTACGAGGACTACTACAGGGACCCCTCAAACATGTACACGCAGGCAGTGCCAGATTCGATAAAAAGCGTCGAGCAGGCCATGCAAATACTAG ACATAAAATCATCGTCGGAATCGTCTAAAGAGCCACTCGGTCAAGCAAAGAAAACGACTTGGGCGAGCATCGCCAGCCAACCGGCCAAACCCCAACTGACCGTACAGAATCAAGGACTGAAAAAGAAAGGTCCAGGTATGCCACCGGGTCCAATTGTGCCCGGTAAACATAACATGGACATAGGAACGTGGGATACGAACAAAAGTACGCCACCGCAATTGCCCATTGTTAATAATACGGCACCGAAAACTATTGCACCGGCTATGAGTGTACGGCCCGGCTGGAACGGTCCTCCAACGACACGGCCGGCACCTCCAAGTGCCCCACGACCTGGACCTCCACAACATCCCATGCAGTCGTATCAGCCCCAGGCGATGATGCAACCGCATTTGCCGCCGCCGGTGAGCATGCCCAACATGCACACA GGTTTGATGCCGGCGCCTGGCGCCCCCATGCCAATGCTGGTGACGCAGCAGGCGCCGACACATCCTGTCCTGGACGAACTCCGTGGTAAGAACAACTACAATCCTTCCGAGTTCGATTTAACGGCACCAAATGCTCGTTTCTTCGTGATAAAATCGTATTCGGAGGACGACATCCACAGGAGTATCAAGTACGAGATCTGGTGCAGCACCGAACACGGCAACAAAAGACTGGATCAAGCGTATCGCGAACGCGAAGCACACGGTGCCGTCTATTTGTTCTTTTCTGTGAACGGTTCGGGACATTTCTGTGGCATGGCACAGATGGTGTCACCTGTGGACTACAACGCGAACAGCTCAGTGTGGTCACAGGACAAGTGGAAGGGTCAGTTCAAAGTGCGTTGGATCTACGTTAAGGACGTTCCGAATGTGCAACTACGTCATATCCGTTTAGAAAACAACGAGAATAAGCCGGTGACGAACTCGAGAGATACGCAAGAGGTACCGCACGCGAAAGGATTGCAAGTGTTGAGGATTATGCATTCGTATAGGCATTCAACGTCGATTTTTGATGATTTCGTTCACTATGAAAAACGACAAGAGGAGGAGGATAGTAGAAAACAACCGCACAAGGATAATCACGACATGTCAGGACATGGGAACAGGGATCACAAGGAAAGAGGGGAGCACAGAGGCGGTAGGAACCACGATAGGGAGCAGGATAATAGAGATAATCACAGACAAGGGGGCCATCGGAACAATGACCATCACGGAGGACATCATAAA GACCGCGGCGACAACAATCGGGGTCGTGGAGGCCGAGGCGGAcgcaattaa
- the Ythdf gene encoding YTH domain-containing family protein 3 isoform X5, which translates to MFVRFTRYYGSGGTYPYQAYGVGDGTWSNGTDPMTFLSGYPHDSYSMDGMFGPSTTFSTPTAFGQPSSFNYFTAHSNGDYSTWGSQLGGQRKYEDYYRDPSNMYTQAVPDSIKSVEQAMQILDIKSSSESSKEPLGQAKKTTWASIASQPAKPQLTVQNQGLKKKGPGMPPGPIVPGKHNMDIGTWDTNKSTPPQLPIVNNTAPKTIAPAMSVRPGWNGPPTTRPAPPSAPRPGPPQHPMQSYQPQAMMQPHLPPPVSMPNMHTGLMPAPGAPMPMLVTQQAPTHPVLDELRGKNNYNPSEFDLTAPNARFFVIKSYSEDDIHRSIKYEIWCSTEHGNKRLDQAYREREAHGAVYLFFSVNGSGHFCGMAQMVSPVDYNANSSVWSQDKWKGQFKVRWIYVKDVPNVQLRHIRLENNENKPVTNSRDTQEVPHAKGLQVLRIMHSYRHSTSIFDDFVHYEKRQEEEDSRKQPHKDNHDMSGHGNRDHKERGEHRGGRNHDREQDNRDNHRQGGHRNNDHHGGHHKVVVVVNCSALVATSHHFKTA; encoded by the exons ATGTTTGTGCGTTTTACAA gatATTACGGGAGCGGAGGAACTTATCCATATCAAGCGTACGGTGTAGGCGACGGGACATGGTCGAACGGTACAGATCCGATGACGTTTTTGAGCGGCTATCCACACGATTCATATTCGATGGACG gaaTGTTCGGTCCATCGACCACTTTTTCCACCCCAACGGCTTTTGGACAACCGTCGTCCTTCAACTACTTCACAGCACACAGCAACGGCGACTACAGCACGTGGGGAAGCCAATTGGGAGGACAACGCAAGTACGAGGACTACTACAGGGACCCCTCAAACATGTACACGCAGGCAGTGCCAGATTCGATAAAAAGCGTCGAGCAGGCCATGCAAATACTAG ACATAAAATCATCGTCGGAATCGTCTAAAGAGCCACTCGGTCAAGCAAAGAAAACGACTTGGGCGAGCATCGCCAGCCAACCGGCCAAACCCCAACTGACCGTACAGAATCAAGGACTGAAAAAGAAAGGTCCAGGTATGCCACCGGGTCCAATTGTGCCCGGTAAACATAACATGGACATAGGAACGTGGGATACGAACAAAAGTACGCCACCGCAATTGCCCATTGTTAATAATACGGCACCGAAAACTATTGCACCGGCTATGAGTGTACGGCCCGGCTGGAACGGTCCTCCAACGACACGGCCGGCACCTCCAAGTGCCCCACGACCTGGACCTCCACAACATCCCATGCAGTCGTATCAGCCCCAGGCGATGATGCAACCGCATTTGCCGCCGCCGGTGAGCATGCCCAACATGCACACA GGTTTGATGCCGGCGCCTGGCGCCCCCATGCCAATGCTGGTGACGCAGCAGGCGCCGACACATCCTGTCCTGGACGAACTCCGTGGTAAGAACAACTACAATCCTTCCGAGTTCGATTTAACGGCACCAAATGCTCGTTTCTTCGTGATAAAATCGTATTCGGAGGACGACATCCACAGGAGTATCAAGTACGAGATCTGGTGCAGCACCGAACACGGCAACAAAAGACTGGATCAAGCGTATCGCGAACGCGAAGCACACGGTGCCGTCTATTTGTTCTTTTCTGTGAACGGTTCGGGACATTTCTGTGGCATGGCACAGATGGTGTCACCTGTGGACTACAACGCGAACAGCTCAGTGTGGTCACAGGACAAGTGGAAGGGTCAGTTCAAAGTGCGTTGGATCTACGTTAAGGACGTTCCGAATGTGCAACTACGTCATATCCGTTTAGAAAACAACGAGAATAAGCCGGTGACGAACTCGAGAGATACGCAAGAGGTACCGCACGCGAAAGGATTGCAAGTGTTGAGGATTATGCATTCGTATAGGCATTCAACGTCGATTTTTGATGATTTCGTTCACTATGAAAAACGACAAGAGGAGGAGGATAGTAGAAAACAACCGCACAAGGATAATCACGACATGTCAGGACATGGGAACAGGGATCACAAGGAAAGAGGGGAGCACAGAGGCGGTAGGAACCACGATAGGGAGCAGGATAATAGAGATAATCACAGACAAGGGGGCCATCGGAACAATGACCATCACGGAGGACATCATAAA gtggtggtggtggtgaaTTGTAGTGCACTGGTAGCGACATCTCATCACTTCAAAACGGCCTAA
- the CAHbeta gene encoding beta carbonic anhydrase 1, with product MDRILKGIMRYRNVKKEKMVKQFKEVKDNPMPKAVFFTCIDSRMIPTRFTQTNVGDMFVVRNAGNIIPHSQHFLDELTTNEPAALELGCVVNDIRHIIVCGHSDCKAINLLYKLQDSEFASQDNRRISPLRAWLCTHALTSLEKFQQLQVTDYGKPLIFQAETPMRKFVAYIDPENKFTIEDKLSQINTLQQLQNIASYGFLKKRLEKHQLHIHALWFDIYTGEIYYFSRGAKKFVVIDEENFPKLLQEVEKYYS from the exons ATGGATCGGATTCTCAAAGGTATAATGAGGTACAGAAATGTCAAGAAGGAAAAAATGGTCAAGCAGTTCAAAGAAGTCAAAGACAATCCTATG cCGAAAGCTGTTTTCTTTACATGTATTGACAGTAGAATGATACCGACAAGGTTTACACAAACTAATGTGGGCGATATGTTTGTAG TGCGTAATGCTGGCAACATCATCCCGCATTCCCAACACTTTTTGGACGAACTGACTACCAATGAACCCGCAGCCCTCGAACTGGGCTGTGTAGTGAACGACATCCGCCACATCATTGTTTGTGGTCACAGTGACTGCAAAGCCATCAATCTCTTATACAAACTACAAGACAGTGAATTTGCTTCTCAG GATAATCGAAGAATATCACCCCTTAGAGCCTGGCTATGTACACATGCTCTCACaagtttagaaaaatttcaacaacTGCAAGTGACAGACTACGGCAAACCTCTAATTTTTCAAGCCGAAACCCCTATGAGAAAATTCGTTGCTTACATCGATCCCGaaaacaaatttacaataGAAGATAAGCTATCGCAAATCAATACTTTGCAACAGTTACAAAATATCGCAAGTTATggctttttaaaaaagagaTTGGAGAAACATCAACTGCATATTCATGCCCTTTGGTTTGATATTTACACAGGcgagatttattattttagtcgGGGGGCGAAAAAATTTGTGGTCATTGATGAAGAGAATTTCCCCAAATTGCTCCAAGAGgtggaaaaatattattcgTGA
- the LOC659523 gene encoding SPRY domain-containing protein 7 has product MQIKMSTVSVFCCLRGCLDGFKFNSTVPHIPRENPIQLDTAFMGYEVVIVKGGQRVCGAGAALGNAPLVQSKSYFEVKVQQGGSWSIGLATRQTDLSLTKGGMDEFSWCLCSDHIIRHNKQELYKINISNGASGEIAGIQEGDVVGVSFDHIQLKFYVNGTEIDFGVTNVKGTVYPALYVDDGAILDIILDNFNYSPPSGFEKIMLEQSLL; this is encoded by the exons atgcaaataaaaatgtcaacCGTTTCGGTGTTTTGTTGTCTTCGGGGTTGTTTAGATGGTTTCAAGTTTAACTCAACCGTTCCTCACATCCCTCGCGAAAATCCAATTCAGTTAGATACGGCGTTTATGG GCTATGAAGTTGTGATAGTAAAAGGGGGCCAACGGGTTTGTGGGGCTGGTGCAGCCTTAGGCAACGCCCCTTTGGTCCAATCAAAATCTTACTTTGAGGTTAAGGTTCAACAAGGGGGCTCATGGTCGATAGGTCTGGCGACCAGACAAACTGATCTTAGTTTAACCAAAGGAGGGATGGACGAATTCTCGTGGTGCCTTTGCAGTGACCACATCATTAGACACAATAAACAAGAATTgtacaaaataaacatttcaaaTGGTGCTTCTGGCGAAATTGCTGGCATTCAAGAGGGGGATGTTGTTGGAGTGTCCTTTGACCACATCCAGCTCAAGTTTTACGTAAATGGAACTGAAATAGATTTTGGGGTAACTAACGTCAAAGGGACGGTCTACCCTGCTCTCTATG TTGATGATGGTGCCATCTTAGACATAATTCTagacaattttaattattcgcCGCCTTCaggatttgaaaaaatcatgctTGAACAATCTTTGCTCTAA